DNA from Kitasatospora acidiphila:
CATGATGGGCGCGCTTTCCAGCGTGGCGATCATCGCGGGCGCGGGAACGGCCACGGCAGCGCCGGCCGGCTACGTCAACGATTTCGTGCAGACCTTCTACACCGACCCCAACCCCCCGACGTCCGTTCAAGACGGGTACGACACCGCGTGGTCGGAGTGTTGGAACGCGATGATGGGCCAGAACATGATGCGCTACAACAACACCAGTGGAGCCAACGGAGAATACTTCTACTGCGCCGACGGCCCGAACGGCGGCGAGAACCTGTGGTGGAGGCACGCGGTCTGATCCGGCCGAGCCGCTCCTGACTGATCATCCGGGTACGGAGTCGCTTGAACTGGTGGAGCCGGGCAAGGCGCGCTCGACAACCCGGCGCACCTTGCCCGGTCCGGATCCGTGTGCGATGCCGCGGCGGACGATCAGCGTCAGAGCTGCCGAAGCCTGGCAACCGCCTCGGTCAGGACGTCATCCCGCTTGCAGAACGTGAACCGCACCAGCGAGCGCCCCGCCTCGGTGTTGTCGTAGAAGACCACGTTGGGGATGGCGACCACGCCGCAGCGCTCCGGGAGGGTGCGGCAGAACTCGATGCCGTCCTTCTCGCCGAGCGGGGTGATGTCGGTGGTGATGAAGTAGGTGCCCTCGGGCTGGTGGACCCCGAAGCCGGCGGCCGAGAGCCCGTCGGCGAGCAGGTCGCGCTTGCGGAGCAGGTCGGCGCGGAAGTCGGCGAAGTAGTCGTCGGGCAGGCGCAGGGCGTCGGCGATGGCGTACTGGAACGGGCCGGCGCTGACGTAGGTGAGGTACTGCTTGGCGGTGCGGACGGCGGCGACCAGCTCGGGGGTGGCGGTCACCCAGGCCACTCCGCGTTCGTACACTCATTCGCGTGCGACGAACCAGCCCTGACCTGCGAACCTCCGCCGCCGGGCAACCGGCGGCGATCTACTGCCGGATATCCCAGGCGGACGACGACGACCAGACCGGCGTGGACCGGCAGGAGCGGATCTGCCGCGAGATCGCCGAGCGGCGGGGCTTCGTCATCAACCCCGATCACGTGTACGTGGACAACAGCCGCTCGGCCTGGAGTCGTAGGCGTAAGCGGCCCGGCTGGGATCAACTGCTGGAGGAGGCCCGGAACCGGGGCTTCCAGCACATCATCGCCTATCACCCGGACCGGCTCATGCGGCAGCCGCGAGACCTGGAGGAACTGCTCCAGGTCTCCGATGACCATGCGATCACCCTTCACGGCGAGGCGAATCGACGCGATCTCTCGGACCCGGACGACCGGTTCATCCTGCGCATCGAAGTCGCCCACGCCTGCCGCTCGTCTGACGACACCTCCCGCCGGTTGAAGTCGGCCATGAAGGACCGGGCCCAGGAAGGCAAGCCGCAGGGCGGAGTCCGCCGGTTCGGCTACGAGCCGGGCGGTATGACGATCGTCGAGGCGGAGGCCGAGATCGTCCGTGAGGTGTTCGATCGCTACCTCAAGGGCGAGGGACCGTCCCCGATCGCGCGAGACCTCCACCAGCGCGGCATCGAGACGGCCAACGGCAAGGAGTGGAACGCCGGGACCGTACGCGCGTTGCTGGACTCCCGCCACGTTGCCGGCATCCGCATGCACCAGGGGGAGGAGGTCGGCCGGGGCGCCTGGCCCGCCATCATCGACCCCGGCACCTGGGAGGAGGCCCGGACCCGGCGCGAGTACCGCGCGGCGGCACACCAGGAGAGCCGGAGCAAAGCGCCGCAGCGGTTCTACCTGCTGCGCGGCCTGGTGATGTGCTCGCGGTGCGGCACCTTGATGTCCGGCACGGCCAAGCAGAACGGCCCGGCGTACCAGTGCAACCGGCGGAACCGGAACGGCGATCAGAAGTGCGTCCGCTCGATCAGGGCGGAGTCGCTGGAGGACTTCGTGCGGGACGCCGCGATCGAGCTGCTCGGGAAGCTCCGGGTGGACGGCCGGCTCGCCGCCAGCAATCTGGCCGACGAAACCGCCGAGGCGGTGGAGGCGGACCAGCAGCAGCTCGCCGAGCTGAACGAGATGTGGACGGCCAAGGAGATCAGCACCGCGGAGTTCCGCAAGATGCGCAAGGAGATCCAGGCCCGCATCGCGAAGGCCCAACGCAAGGTCGTCGTACGGCCGATGGTTCTGCTGGACGGCCTGACGGGTGCCGGGGCTCGGCAGGCATGGTTCGCCGAGGAGATGACGGACGAGCGCCGGAACGCGGTGCTGCGGTTCCTCTTCTCCGGCGTGGTGATCGACGAGCCCACGAAGTACGGCAGGTACATGGACTGGGAGCGCATCCGGATCGAGCAGAACCCTCTCTGAGTCCTTGGTCGCACGGCGCTACCACAAGATCGGCCAAACGCGTTTGGCCACGCGTAGGCGATGGTGGTTCTTGCAGGCCCGGAGCGGGTCCGTCGTCCGAAGAGGCTGCTGTCGCTGTACCACAAGACCGGCTCGCTACGGCGAGCCGCGCGTGGGCGATGGTGGTTTTCGCGGACCCGGCGCGGGCCGAGTGGCTCCAGGAGGAGGAAAGGGGTGGGTCGCATTTCGAGGAGGAGATCCAACGCCGCGATCGCGGGCATCGTAGAAGGGCTTCGCCCCAGGTCAGGTGGGCTGCGGGAAATCCGGTAACGATCTCTCCTGCCCCTACGTCCTCCTGCCCGGCGCGGTCGCGCGCCATCTATCACCGACTTCCGGCCGCACCAAACCGGCCACCCCGTGGTCTCCTGCGTGCGGCGCCAGCCCCTGGCCGTCGCCGGATGCCCCAGCCTGCCCTGAAGCGAGGATCCGTGACATGACGTAGCCGCCGAGGAGCGTGCCGAGCGCCTGCCAGCGTTCGGCACGCCGCCCGGCCCGTGCCTGGTGTTGGAGCACCAGACGTGTGGCCTCCGGCTTCCTGATGACCGCCCACAACCCGCGCGACCCGGTGCACCCCAAGGGGCCTGCCAGCCCCGCATCCAGCCGCGAGGAGGCTCAATTGACCCTGCCCGCACACCCCCACCCCGCTCACTCTCCTGGAGCCGGCGGGAACGTGATCGCCCTGCGCCGCCCCGGCACCGACGCGACCGGCCCTGCCAGTGGCCGTTCAGTCTCGGGACAGCCCGGCGACGAGCGCGCACGAGCGCTGGAGCGGCTCTGCTCCGGTTTCCGCACGACGATCAGCCCCCGCAGCGCGGCTCGTCTGGCCGACCTGCTGGGGACTGCCACGGCCGGTGCCGTGGCCCGCGCGGCCTGACCGCGCCCACCCGGGGTCCGCGTGATGCGCGGGCCCCGGGAAGGGGGCCGGCCCCTGGTGTTGGAGCACCAAGGGCCGAGACGACTCCCTGACGACCGCCCACAAAAACGATCAACACGGGTGCCGTCGGCCTGCCAGCCGCACGACACCGCGCAAGGAGTTCCATGTCCCAGCGTACGTTTCCCACCCCGCGAACCACACCCCCCGAACACGGGCACGTGGCTGGGCGGGACCCAGCCGATACCGATCACGGGCACTCGCGGAAGCCATTGGACGCGGAAGGCCGGTTGGCCAACTGCCTTCGCGGCGAGGGGCTGACGTGTGATCAGGGTCTCTGGGAACGGGACTCTTTGGTCACGAAGTACGTGGTAGCGTCCCTGGTCCACAACACCAAAAGGCGACCCCGGCAGCGCGGCAACGCTCCGGGGTCCGGCACAAGGAGCTGTAACTCCTGATGCGTGTCCATCGTAGCCGCCATGAGCGCGGCTTCACTGCCCTGCCCAACGCCATGCTCCAGGACCGGAGCCTGTCCTACACCGCCCGCGGTCTGCTCGCCGACCTGCTCTCGCGCCATGACGGTTGGCGCGAGGACGCCAAGCGGCTGGCCGACACCAGCCCCCAGGGCCGCACCGCCGTCTCCAAGGCGCTGCGGGAGCTGACGCGAGCCGGGTACTACCGGGTGGAGAAGGTCCGCCAGTCCGACGGCACCTTCCACAGCGTTGCCCACGTGTACGACACCCCGCAGCCGGCCGCTCCGGGGCACCACGGTCCGGGCTCCGGTGGTGCAGCGGCCGATGCGGCTGGTGCCAACCCCGTAAAGGACCGGGAGAAAGAACCCTCCCTCCCTGGCCTCGCATCGCCAGCGCCGACGCGCAGCGGCGACGCACCCGGCGGGGAGGGCGGGAGGGAAGCCTCCAGCGACTCCACCGCCAACGACGCCGTCGGCCAGGACACGGCCAGCCAGGACACCTCGGCTGCCAGCCTGCCGACGGAGGCCGACCCGTTCGTGCGGGAAGCCGTCGCCACGCTGTTCCGCGTGCTGCGGCCCGAACCACGACTGCGCGTCGGTGCGGTGGAGGCGCTGGAGCTCGCACCGCTGGTCGCCAACTGGCTGGAGCAGGGACACGGCGAGCAGGACCTCGCGCAAGCGGTACTGCCTGGCCTGCCTGCCCGAGTCCACTCCCCGGTCGCCTTGCTGCGCGACCGGCTGGTCCGCAAGCTACCGCCACCCGCGCAGCCTGCTGCCGTCCTACCCGCGCCTGTGCCGCGCTGGAGCGAGTGCCCGACCTGTGCCGACCCCGTGCCGCACCAGGGGATCTGCCGAGCCTGCGCGGGCCTGGCACCCCGCACGGTCGCCGTCGGCGGCGGCGAAGCCGCGACCGCACGCGGCATCGCTCTGGCCCGAGCCGCCATGCGCACGAGCGTCACGCGCCTGGCCATCAGCTCGGCCTGAGCGCACATCACCCCACAACGTCCCTCGGCACGCCCGCCGTGCCGCTGCCGAGCCCTGCCCGCCGGCAGTCCGCACCACCTGGAGCACCACCCTTGACCAGCGCCGCAATACCCCCTGCCCACACGCCGTCCATCCGGGCAACCGCCTGGGACCGCCTCGCCGTCGGCCTGCTCGGCATCCTCGGCTTCGTCCTGTCCTACGACGCCCTGCGACAGATGGCCGCCGCGACCCACGTCCGCGGTCCGCTCACCTACCTGTTCCCGCTGATCATCGACGGGTTCATCGCCTACGGCGTCCGCGCCCTGCTCGTCCTGCGTGACGCCCACTGGCCGGCCCGCGCGTACACCTGGACGCTCTTCGCCGGGGCGACCGCCACCAGCGTCTGGGCCAACGCCCTGCACGCCGTCCGACTCAACCAACTGCCCACCACCAGCGCCGGGCTGAGGCTCAGCAACACCGTCGTCGGCGTCCTGTCCACCCTCGCCCCGCTCGCCCTCGGCGGCGCCGTCCACCTGTACATCCTCATCTCCCGCCACGGGCACAACACCGCCTCCGCCCTGCTCGGTGTGCAGAACGACCTTCCGCTCAACGAGACTTCTGCCGGACCAGCTGCCGTGGGGCACGACCCGGTGCAGGTCGAAGACCGCAGTGACGAGAACGCCCTGCTGACCTTGCTGTCCGCTGCCGGACTTCTGCCCGCCGAGTGGAGCGATGCGCTCCCCGATCCCGAGTCGGCAGAAGTCGAGGACACGGTGGCCGACGAGCCGACCGAAGCCGCCGACACATCCGACGAGTCCGACATGGACGAGCCTGAGCCCGCCGCACACGGCAAGCCGATCGGCCGTCCGCCGGGTGCGCCGATGGAGCAGCTGATGGAGATCGGCCGAGCCGCGGTTGCCAGGCATGGCCGCCTCACCCGGGCGATCGTCGAGCAGGCGGTCCGCGAGGCCGGCCTCCCGCTCGGCAGTACCCGCCTCACCGAGGTGATGAACAGGCTCCGCGAAGAGCAGAACGGCGGACAGGACCACCAGCACCCCGAGTCTGACTGACCGCCGCAGTGTCCGGCTGACCGACCCGGTCGGTCAGCCGGACACCGACTTCTGCCGACTGCCCACCGCAGTCGGCAGAAGTCCACCGCTGGTCGAAACCACACCCGGCAGAACTCGACACCGCCTGCGGATCAATCGGCCCGCGAGCAGTCCACGTCTGCGGAGACCCCGCTCAAGTTGCCGCCCGTACTTGCAAAACCCGGCGTAACCAAACCGGCCGCCACCCGGAATCCGCCCACCTGCACCGCCAACATCACCACTGCCTGGAGCATCACCCCGTGAACACCGCTTGCCAGACCCTGAACGACCGGCCCGAAGAGCCCGTAAGCTCCCAGCACTGCAGCGGTGTTGACCACCCCCACGACAACGGCGGAGCAAGCGAGTGCGTGCGGGGCCCCTACGGGGACCCGCACGCGGATGTCCACGCCCAGGGGGGCGTGGCCGTGCCGGTGCTGCCGAGGGCGGCAGCACCGGAGCTTCACCGCGAGGGCGCGGCGAAGCAGGAGGAGATGCCCGCCGTCGAGCCGTTCACGCCCGCCCGAGCTGAGCGTGCTGTCCGTGCCAGCACGCGTCGTCCCAAGCGCCGCCGACGCGACAACGAGAACCCCAAGACGAAGAAGCTCGGCTTCCGCTGCACCGCGGAGCGTGAAACGCAGATCAAGCAGCTCGCGCAGGAGGCCGGCCTGAACCTGGCCGACTACCTGGAGCGACAGGCCCTGACTGCCGGCGGCGCCGACACGGTGACCCGTGACGAGCAGCTGGACGAGGCTGTGCAGGCGCTCGGCGCCACCCGGTTCCAGCTCGCCCGGGTCGGCGGCAACGTCAACCAGATCAGCTTCCACCTCAACGCTCTCCTCGGCATCGAGCACGGTCCCGCGCAGGCCACCCTGGACAAGGCCAAGCAGCTGGTGGTCGAGACCCGCCGGGCCGTTGCCCAGGTCGATGCCTCGGCGATGCGCGTGGCGAAGGCCGCCCGCCGGTGATCACTACCGCCCGCTCCGGCAAGAACACGCTCAAGGCGCTGGAGTACCTGTATGGTCCGGGCAGGCGAAACGAGCACACCGACCCGCACCTCGTAGCATCCTGGGACGGCTTCGCCCCCGACCCGGGCCGCGACCCCGAGGCCACCCTGGCCCAGCTGCGGGACATCCTCGACCTGCACGTCGTCCGCTACAACAGGCCAGTCAACAAGCACGTCTACCACCGCATGGTCCGAGCCGATCCCTCCGACCGGAACCTGAGCGACCAGGAGTGGGGCGACATCGCGCGCCGGATTGTGGCTGCCGCCGGCATCGCCCCCGACGGCGACCCGGACGGCTGCCGGTGGATCGCCGTGCACCACGGAGACAACCACATCCACATCCTCGCCACCGTCGTGCGTGCCGATCTGACCCAGGCCCGCCTGCGGGGCGACCAGTACCGGACGGAGACCGAGCTCACCGAGATCGAGAGGCAGTACGGGCTCAAGGACCTGTCCGACACCCGCACCCCGGAGTACCGGGCCGCGATTCCCAAGCGTGCCAAGAGCCCGGAGCTGCGCAAGGCCGAGCGCCTGGGCCAGGAGGAGACCGAGCGGGCCCAGCTGCGGGCCGGTGTGCGCCGGGCCCTGGCCGGCGCCGCCACCGAGGAGGAGTTCCTCGCCGGCCTCACCGTGCAGGGCATCCAGTTCGAGATCCGGCGCCTACCCTCCGGTGACGCGTCCGGCTACAAGTTCGCCCTGCCCACCGGTGATCCGGGTGGTCCGGTGTGGTTCTCCGGTAGCAAGCTCGCTGCCGACCTCACCCTGCCCAAGATCCACGAGCGCTTCGCTATCGGCGTCGACCTGCCCTCACCCAGCCGTCCGGATGACCAGGGGCGGCCAGCCACGGTCCGGTACCGGGCCAGCACCATCACCGACCGCGCCGCCGCCACCATCGACGACGACCCTCGGACCGGTCAGGTTGCCGCAGTGGTCAGCGGCGCCATCGAGGTGCTCGACACCCTCGCCCTCACCAGCCCCGTCCTGTCCAGGAAGGAGATCAACCAGGCTGCCCGAGCCCTCGAATACACGGCCGTCGCCCGTACTCGCGCCGCCCGAGGAGAGGTACGTGCGATGCGCTCCGCTGCCCGGGGACTCCTCTACGGCGGCCGCGCCGGTGGCAGCGGCGAGGAGGGAGCGGCAGCCGCCACGATCTTGTCCAGCCTGGTCCTGCTGGCGATCGTCATCGCCAAGTGGCACGCAGCCCAAGGCCACCAGTGCCAAGCCGAGGCCGCACATACGGCGGCAGCGCACCTGCGTACCGCCTACGGCAGGCACGCCGGACGCCCGCTCGCCCTGCTCGACACCCGAGGCCGCCAGCTCCCGGAGCCGGTCCGAGACCGGCAGGAGACAGCGGTCCGCCAGGCGCTGGGCTCCGACCAGGCCACTCAGGTGCTCGCCGATGACGGCTGGGCGGCACTCGCCGCCACCCTCGCCGAAGCAGAAGCAGGAGGCCACGACCCGCATGCCCTGCTCACCCAGGCCACTGGGCAACGCGAGTTGGCGAGCGCTGACTCGCCGGCAGCCGTGCTGACCTGGCGCATCCGCCGCAACACCCGCCTCCCGGCCCCCGCGCCGAAGGCCACAGCGGAGGACCGCCGCACCAGCGCCGCCCTATCCCGCAGCCGCACCACCGCACCGGCTGGCGCGGCTACCCAGCCACCCCGGCCGCCGGCCCCGGCCGGACCCGACCAGGCGCGCCGAACGCGTTGACCAGCGCCGGTGGTCGGGTACGGAACCCCGTTCCCGTACCCGCCCACCGGGTCTCACCAACCAGCGGCTCACCGCCATGCGTGGCTGCTCGGAGAACGTGCGGCGTCCGAGCAGCCACGGGATCTTCCTGCCGAGAAGCCCCGCTGGGGAGCCTCAACCTTGGTAGGTCAGTCGCGTTCGACCCTCGCCAATGACTGGGCATGACGTAGCTCAGCTCCGACGGAGGGCAGATTCTAGAGTGGCTTCGCTTTCTCAGTCTCGGGATCGGCTGAGCGAGTGTTTGGCTGCCGTTCTCTCGTCACTATGAGGCCATGGTGACGAGAGAACGCAGGAAGCTTCCCTCATGGGTGCGGGAGGTTGTCCTGGCCGCCAACGGCGGCTTCTGTACGT
Protein-coding regions in this window:
- a CDS encoding plasmid mobilization protein, with amino-acid sequence MRGPYGDPHADVHAQGGVAVPVLPRAAAPELHREGAAKQEEMPAVEPFTPARAERAVRASTRRPKRRRRDNENPKTKKLGFRCTAERETQIKQLAQEAGLNLADYLERQALTAGGADTVTRDEQLDEAVQALGATRFQLARVGGNVNQISFHLNALLGIEHGPAQATLDKAKQLVVETRRAVAQVDASAMRVAKAARR
- a CDS encoding recombinase family protein, with translation MRRTSPDLRTSAAGQPAAIYCRISQADDDDQTGVDRQERICREIAERRGFVINPDHVYVDNSRSAWSRRRKRPGWDQLLEEARNRGFQHIIAYHPDRLMRQPRDLEELLQVSDDHAITLHGEANRRDLSDPDDRFILRIEVAHACRSSDDTSRRLKSAMKDRAQEGKPQGGVRRFGYEPGGMTIVEAEAEIVREVFDRYLKGEGPSPIARDLHQRGIETANGKEWNAGTVRALLDSRHVAGIRMHQGEEVGRGAWPAIIDPGTWEEARTRREYRAAAHQESRSKAPQRFYLLRGLVMCSRCGTLMSGTAKQNGPAYQCNRRNRNGDQKCVRSIRAESLEDFVRDAAIELLGKLRVDGRLAASNLADETAEAVEADQQQLAELNEMWTAKEISTAEFRKMRKEIQARIAKAQRKVVVRPMVLLDGLTGAGARQAWFAEEMTDERRNAVLRFLFSGVVIDEPTKYGRYMDWERIRIEQNPL
- a CDS encoding relaxase/mobilization nuclease domain-containing protein, whose translation is MITTARSGKNTLKALEYLYGPGRRNEHTDPHLVASWDGFAPDPGRDPEATLAQLRDILDLHVVRYNRPVNKHVYHRMVRADPSDRNLSDQEWGDIARRIVAAAGIAPDGDPDGCRWIAVHHGDNHIHILATVVRADLTQARLRGDQYRTETELTEIERQYGLKDLSDTRTPEYRAAIPKRAKSPELRKAERLGQEETERAQLRAGVRRALAGAATEEEFLAGLTVQGIQFEIRRLPSGDASGYKFALPTGDPGGPVWFSGSKLAADLTLPKIHERFAIGVDLPSPSRPDDQGRPATVRYRASTITDRAAATIDDDPRTGQVAAVVSGAIEVLDTLALTSPVLSRKEINQAARALEYTAVARTRAARGEVRAMRSAARGLLYGGRAGGSGEEGAAAATILSSLVLLAIVIAKWHAAQGHQCQAEAAHTAAAHLRTAYGRHAGRPLALLDTRGRQLPEPVRDRQETAVRQALGSDQATQVLADDGWAALAATLAEAEAGGHDPHALLTQATGQRELASADSPAAVLTWRIRRNTRLPAPAPKATAEDRRTSAALSRSRTTAPAGAATQPPRPPAPAGPDQARRTR
- a CDS encoding DUF2637 domain-containing protein — encoded protein: MTSAAIPPAHTPSIRATAWDRLAVGLLGILGFVLSYDALRQMAAATHVRGPLTYLFPLIIDGFIAYGVRALLVLRDAHWPARAYTWTLFAGATATSVWANALHAVRLNQLPTTSAGLRLSNTVVGVLSTLAPLALGGAVHLYILISRHGHNTASALLGVQNDLPLNETSAGPAAVGHDPVQVEDRSDENALLTLLSAAGLLPAEWSDALPDPESAEVEDTVADEPTEAADTSDESDMDEPEPAAHGKPIGRPPGAPMEQLMEIGRAAVARHGRLTRAIVEQAVREAGLPLGSTRLTEVMNRLREEQNGGQDHQHPESD
- a CDS encoding helix-turn-helix domain-containing protein; this encodes MRVHRSRHERGFTALPNAMLQDRSLSYTARGLLADLLSRHDGWREDAKRLADTSPQGRTAVSKALRELTRAGYYRVEKVRQSDGTFHSVAHVYDTPQPAAPGHHGPGSGGAAADAAGANPVKDREKEPSLPGLASPAPTRSGDAPGGEGGREASSDSTANDAVGQDTASQDTSAASLPTEADPFVREAVATLFRVLRPEPRLRVGAVEALELAPLVANWLEQGHGEQDLAQAVLPGLPARVHSPVALLRDRLVRKLPPPAQPAAVLPAPVPRWSECPTCADPVPHQGICRACAGLAPRTVAVGGGEAATARGIALARAAMRTSVTRLAISSA